Below is a window of Myxococcota bacterium DNA.
GCGTCTTGGTGAAGCCGGCGGGCAGCGCGGCGCTCGCTCCGCCCGAGAGCGAGGACAGGCACAACAAGAACGACAGCAGCAGCGGTGAGCAGCTTCGGGGCATCAGTGAGTCCGCGTGGGGGACGGGAGTACCTGCGGGATCCTACACTGCGGCGCGGCCGCCGTGAACCCGAAGGCGGCCGCCGTGTAAGATTTGCACGACAACGCAGCTTGCGGGGAGGAGTTTCGAAGTGGCGGGGATCACGGCTTACGGCAGCTATCTGCCCTACAACCGGCTGCAGCGCGCGGCGCTGGGCGCCGGGAAGGGCGAACGCACCGTCGCGAGTTACGACGAGGACTCGGTCTCGATGGCGGTCGAGGCGGGGCGCGACGCGGTGCGCGGCGCGGGCGAGATCGGCGCACTGATCTTCGCCACCACGAGCCCGCCCTACGCGGAGAAGCTGAACGCAGCCACGATCGCTGCTGCGCTCGGCTTGCCGGCGGGGCTGCGCACGCTCGAGCTGGGCTCGTCGACCCGCATGGGTCTGGGGGCGGTGCTCGCCGGCGCCGACGCGGCAGCGGGCGGCACGCGCGCGCTGGTGGTCGCGGCCGACGTGGTGATCGGCGCGCCGGGCGGCGCGCGCGAGTCCGGCGGCGGCGACGCGGCCGCGGCGTTCGTGACCGGCCCCGATGCGGAGGCGATCGCGCGCTTCATCGGACGGGCCTCGGCCACCACCGAGATCCTCGACGTGTGGCGCCTGCCGAGTGACCCGTTCGCAAAGCAGTGGGAGGAGCGCTTCGGCGCCGAGACACTCGGCCCGATCGCGGTCGACGTCGCGACGCGCGCGCTCAAGAGCGCGGGCATCGGCCCCGCCGACCTGAAGGCGGTGGTGCTCGACGGCACGAATCCGCGGGCGGTCGCGGTCGTGGCCGAGGCGCTGCGGCTCAAGCCCGAACAGCTCGCCGACCCGCTGCTGGGCTCGGTGGGCCGCGCGGGCTCGGCGCACGCGGGCCTCGTGCTCGCACGGGTGCTCGACCGGGCGAACACGGGCGACAAGCTGCTGGTGCTGTGCTGCGCGGACGGCGCCGACGCGGTGGTGCTCGAAGTCACCGACCGCCTGGCCCAGCACCGCCCGCTCCACTCGGTCGATCGCTGGCTGGGCGCGAAGCGCGCCGACCTGCCGTACAACAAC
It encodes the following:
- a CDS encoding OB-fold domain-containing protein, which encodes MAGITAYGSYLPYNRLQRAALGAGKGERTVASYDEDSVSMAVEAGRDAVRGAGEIGALIFATTSPPYAEKLNAATIAAALGLPAGLRTLELGSSTRMGLGAVLAGADAAAGGTRALVVAADVVIGAPGGARESGGGDAAAAFVTGPDAEAIARFIGRASATTEILDVWRLPSDPFAKQWEERFGAETLGPIAVDVATRALKSAGIGPADLKAVVLDGTNPRAVAVVAEALRLKPEQLADPLLGSVGRAGSAHAGLVLARVLDRANTGDKLLVLCCADGADAVVLEVTDRLAQHRPLHSVDRWLGAKRADLPYNNYLKWRGILPFEPPRRPEPERPAAPPMRRADHWKYGFIGSRCEACGTGHLPPQRVCVKCAAVDQMREERFADKGCKVATYTLDHLAYTLQPPVVAAIVDFAGGGRLSCELTDVDPKEVKIGNELEMTFRRLYTGQGVHNYFWKARPKR